The sequence GAATGTAACTTGCTCCAGTGGTGTTTCATCCATTCCTTTCTTTGGCAGAAACATTATGACCGCAGCTATTAATGCTAAGATACCATACGTGATGTTAATTCCTGCTTCTGATAACAAACGTGATCCAAAACTACCTATAAAGCTACCAATTAAAATACTGATTCCCATATACAGAATCAATGCTTTATTGACATATCCACCCTTACGATATACCCAGACACCACCAATCGTCGCGAAAAAAACCTGGACAGCGGTAATGCCAGACACCTCATGTGCAGTAAAGGCAGTGAACCCTAACAATGACGGAATATATAATAACATCGGATAATTGATAATCGATCCACCAATCCCGATCATTCCTGAGATAAAAGAGCCGGCAAAACCTATCAGAAAAATGGTGATGAGAAACATTGCATCCATCCTTACACCTCCTATAAAGCAGAAGGGGAACCGTTAGAGGTTCCCACTTCTTTGTTTATCCTTTTTTGATCCAGAAAGTAAACACACCATTTTCTTCTTTACTATCTAATAAAACATGACCGCCCGATCTGGTCCACGCTGTTAAATCACTTTTGGCACCTTTGTCTGTAGCCTGCACTTCCAAAATATCACCTGATTCAACCATTTCCATTTCTTTTTTTGTCTTGACGATCGGCATTGGACACGCCAACCCTTTTGCATCTACTATTTTTTTACTATCCATTCGTTATCCTCCTCTAATTATTGCACTGCACAGCGATTAGGTCCTACTTCCATCTCACGTTGCTCTTCCATATCCGGATTTACTTTCCCCATATTGGTGTCACGGATTTGTTGATGGGCATTTGGTTGTGGCGGAAGATTTTCTGTCACCATCTTGCGAAACTTCTCTTCATCAGCGACTTGCAGCCCATGATTGTAGGCAAAAAGAGTTGCTAATTTCGCTGCAACCGTTCCATCATCATTCATTTCATCGTTTGTCATAAAATGTGCAGGTAACACGAGCAGCTCCCCTGCTAATGCTCGATATCGCGAATAAAGGGTTTCTCTCAGATCAGCAACCCAATCGTTTGCTTTACCAGCCAGGTCAGGTCGGCCAATTGAATCGATAAACAATATATCACCAGTTAACAGGTAGCGATCCTCAACGATAAAAGAGGTCGAACCTACTGTGTGACCTGGTGTGTAAAGCGGCTGAATATCGATCACAACATCGCCAATAGTAATCGTATCTCCATCTTGTAAGGCGTGATAATCAAACGTTACTTCCGTTGCATCTTTCGGCGGCAGCCAATAGTTCGCACCAGATGCCTTTGCCAGCTTACGTCCTCCCGAAATATGATCAGCATGCAGATGGGTGTCCATTACATGGGTGATCCGGACACCTTTTTCTTTAGCAAAATCCTGATATATGTCGATCATTCTCGTGGCGTCAATAATCGCTGCTTCGTCAGCCGAAATCACCATATACGAAAGACAACCTTTGCCAATCCGTATAAACTGATAAATTTCACCAGCTTCTCCAATGTCACCGATCTTCACAGGTTCTAAGTGTTCACTCCAGGCTTTCATCCCACCTTCCAGGTAAAATACATCCAGCCCTTTATCCGCCAGCATCTCCGCCACCATTACCGATGACGGCTGTTTAGCACAGACAACTACAATTTCTTTATCTGTTGGCAATTGATCGATAATCGATTCGACACCTTCTAAAAGGTCAAAATATGGTACATTTAAATAGTCCAAATGCTCTCCTTCAATTTTCCAATCTTCATATGCCTCTTTGTTTCTAACATCTAAAATAAATAATGAATCTTTGTTAAATATACGTTTTACTAACTCCGCAGACTTCATAGCTGTTATGGTCATCTTTTTTTACCCCCTACGGTATTAACAGATATCTAATAAAAGCAGATGAATGCTCTGTTTCCATCTGCACCTACTCAATTCGTTTCTGTTGGTCCGTCCCATTCGCTCATACCTGGGACGACATTATACACTTGCTTGTATCCGTTCGCTGCTAGCTTTTGAGCAGCTAGATCACTTCGGCTACCTGTGCGGCATACGATATAGACGTTTTTGTTTGGATCTACCTCGGTCATTCGGTTGTCGATTTCACCTAATGGAACAGATACCGCTCCTGGTATATGGTCAAAAGCATATTCTGCTTCTTCCCTAACATCAAGGACCAACAGCTGTTCACCTTCAGTAATTTTATTTTTTAATGCTTGATTACTGATGATATCCGGATGCTTTCTTTCCAAGTTATCATCATTGGATGATTTTCGAAGATAATGCTTGAGTACTTCTCCTTCTTCTATCGTTCCAAGATATTGATGACCAGCACTTCTTGACCAGGCTGCCAAATCTGCTTTCGATCCTTTATCTGTTGCCTGTACTTCGATCACTTGTCCATCCTGCATATCTGATATACCCTGTTTTGTTTTGACAATTGGCATTGGACAAGCTAATCCTTGCGCATCCACTACCTTATCTGCTTGTATCATCTTGCTCTCGCCTCCCATATACCTATCAGGGTATTTTACCCCTATGGGTATAAATTTACTACCTTTCTTTTCTTCTGTCAAGTTCATCATTTCTTGAATTTTCAGCAAATGTCTCTATCTATCTACTATTGTTTTCGATATAATAAGGGTTGGAAACGATCACATATACTAGAGAAAAGAATAGGGGACATAACATGAAAACTATTACTTGGCGTTCATTTTTCATGGTGTTGTTTGGAAACATCCTGATTGGTTTAGCTGTAGCTATTTTGCGAGTAAGTGCCTTAGGTACAGACCCTTTTACTACGATTAATTTAGGATTAAGCAGTCTGTTCGATTTGTCATTCGGAATGTATCAGTTATTTTTCAATATTATTTTATTAGCTGTCGTCATCCCTTTTTATCGAAAATCACTCGGAATCGGGACGATTGTGAATATGGTGGGAATCGGTTTTATATCGGATTTCTTTGTCTTATGTATGTCAATTATTACCGATGACTTATCTCATTTGGGGATACGGTTAATTTTGATGGCAGTGGCCTTCGTGATAGCCTGCTTCGGTGTCGCGTTATACATTACACCGGAATTAGGCGTTGCTCCTTATGATGCAATGGCGTTTGTCATTGAAAATGTATCGAAACAAAAAATACCATTCCCGATTGCGCGTATTACGACTGATGTCCTTTGCGTTGCCATTGGCTTTTCCTTTGGCGCCATCGTCGGTATCGCAACCGTTATCTTTGCCTTTTTCACCGGACCTCTCGTCCAATACTTCCGCCGCCACATCGCCGAACCGATGCTCAAGCAACGTGGCACGATGGTACCAGTGAAAAACTAGAAGTACAAGAATTCGCGAAATTAGCACCTAAATAATAATAAACGGGCATGTGAGACTTCAATCAGTGTGGGGGTTGACCCCCTACTGATTGCTATCAGGAAGTTATCGTCCGTTTATCTGTTCCTGTGTCTGCCAATATGGGCTTCCTCGGCACAAGGCAGCACTGATGCTATTCAAGTAGTAGCCTAACTGCAACCCGTGCCCCATAGCCGTCAAGTTAAGGTAATTCTTCTTATAGACAACTTTTGCTCTTTTCCTTAGCTTGACGGCTATGAGCAGTGCCCACAGGACGAGGAGCCTATTTCCGGAGCTTTGTAAAGCATCTCAAACCTATCAATATTACAGGAAAAAACTCCATGTTCTATATGTTTACTGCTGTAACTGCACTTATATACTTTCATACTGACACAAAAAGGACCGTCTCTCCAACGGTCCTTTTCTTTATATCTTATTCAAAATAAAAATACGAGAATAGAAATCCCCTACTGCCTCAAAGGCTTCGTATTCACGGAATTGTTCGTGGTCCAGCTGCAGGCCTGCTTCCATCAGCTCATCCCCATGAAAAACTCCCTCATAGCCTTCGATTTGATAATCGGCTTCTGGGTCCAACCCAACCAATTGTAACCGGATAAATCCGGGATTCGGGCGGCACAACACGTGATAGTCTGCGACGATTGCTTTTGATTTATCATTTGCTACCATTGTCCAGCTCGTGCGGTTGCCGTCTTGTTCAAACGGGCTGTGAATCCTGTAAAACGTACCAAATTGGAATAAATCGCGATGCTGTTTGTAAAAGTTAATTTGTTCTTTCATCTCGGCTTTTTCTTCTTCCGGCATTTGGGTAACGTCCAATTCATAACCAAACGCCCCAAAGTAGGCTACCTCAGCGCGGGTACGAAGGCTGGTCAGCCGACCTACCTGATGATTTGGAACCGCTGATACGTGTGCGCCCATCGCACTGACCGGGTACACAAGCGACGTGCCGTATTGAATTTTCAAACGTTCAACTGCATCGGAATCATCACTCGTCCAGGCTTGTGGTGCATAATATAGCATTCCCGGATCGAAACGACCACCACCACTTGCACAAGATTCGAACAAAATGTCCGGAAATGCACTTGTTAACCGTTCATATAGATCATAGACACCAAGAATATACCGGTGTGGTACTTCTTGCTGACGCGCTGCTGGCAATGCCACAGATCCAATTTCTGTCATGTATCGGTTCATATCCCATTTCACATAAGAAATTGGCGAATCACTTAAGATATCAGCCATCATCTCATATAAGGCATCGACCACTTCTTTTCTAGAAAAATCAAGGATATACTGATTCCTGGCGTGGGATAGATTGCGGTCTGGTACCTGAATAAGCCAATCTGGATGCTGTTCATACAATTCACTTACTTTCGAGATCATCTCCGGTTCAAACCATAATCCAAAATCCATATCCAGCGCCACAATCTTTTCCGCCAGACCCTTGAT is a genomic window of Gracilibacillus salinarum containing:
- a CDS encoding sulfite exporter TauE/SafE family protein, with the translated sequence MDAMFLITIFLIGFAGSFISGMIGIGGSIINYPMLLYIPSLLGFTAFTAHEVSGITAVQVFFATIGGVWVYRKGGYVNKALILYMGISILIGSFIGSFGSRLLSEAGINITYGILALIAAVIMFLPKKGMDETPLEQVTFSKGLAVALSLLVGVGAGIVGAAGAFLLVPIMLVVLKIPTRMTIASSLAITFISSIGTTLGKMTSGQIDYYPALIMVIASLIASPLGAMTGKKINTSLLQMILALLIVGTAVKMWMDIL
- a CDS encoding sulfurtransferase TusA family protein — encoded protein: MDSKKIVDAKGLACPMPIVKTKKEMEMVESGDILEVQATDKGAKSDLTAWTRSGGHVLLDSKEENGVFTFWIKKG
- a CDS encoding MBL fold metallo-hydrolase, which gives rise to MTITAMKSAELVKRIFNKDSLFILDVRNKEAYEDWKIEGEHLDYLNVPYFDLLEGVESIIDQLPTDKEIVVVCAKQPSSVMVAEMLADKGLDVFYLEGGMKAWSEHLEPVKIGDIGEAGEIYQFIRIGKGCLSYMVISADEAAIIDATRMIDIYQDFAKEKGVRITHVMDTHLHADHISGGRKLAKASGANYWLPPKDATEVTFDYHALQDGDTITIGDVVIDIQPLYTPGHTVGSTSFIVEDRYLLTGDILFIDSIGRPDLAGKANDWVADLRETLYSRYRALAGELLVLPAHFMTNDEMNDDGTVAAKLATLFAYNHGLQVADEEKFRKMVTENLPPQPNAHQQIRDTNMGKVNPDMEEQREMEVGPNRCAVQ
- a CDS encoding sulfurtransferase TusA family protein, whose product is MIQADKVVDAQGLACPMPIVKTKQGISDMQDGQVIEVQATDKGSKADLAAWSRSAGHQYLGTIEEGEVLKHYLRKSSNDDNLERKHPDIISNQALKNKITEGEQLLVLDVREEAEYAFDHIPGAVSVPLGEIDNRMTEVDPNKNVYIVCRTGSRSDLAAQKLAANGYKQVYNVVPGMSEWDGPTETN
- a CDS encoding YczE/YyaS/YitT family protein, yielding MKTITWRSFFMVLFGNILIGLAVAILRVSALGTDPFTTINLGLSSLFDLSFGMYQLFFNIILLAVVIPFYRKSLGIGTIVNMVGIGFISDFFVLCMSIITDDLSHLGIRLILMAVAFVIACFGVALYITPELGVAPYDAMAFVIENVSKQKIPFPIARITTDVLCVAIGFSFGAIVGIATVIFAFFTGPLVQYFRRHIAEPMLKQRGTMVPVKN